A single genomic interval of Pseudochaenichthys georgianus chromosome 3, fPseGeo1.2, whole genome shotgun sequence harbors:
- the srgn gene encoding serglycin, which translates to MKLILFFVISCLALHNGNGAPRTAVYKFVKCNPEGNQANCVTHRGPEMSFTPDLPNKLPAADAQYIEAEPEVGESPPSEEDVELEMEEEEDEPMTSEEGESPVWIDDGSGSFEGSATEDMLMADLPFGAAESDTGSGESWAEKGEDLYKVGAGAVGAVRGMRRLFPLVGEAKPAEQELREDHLLQL; encoded by the exons ATGAAACTCATCCTGTTCTTCGTTATCTCCTGCCTCGCCTTACATAACGGAAACG GAGCGCCTAGAACTGCTGTGTATAAGTTTGTGAAATGTAACCCTGAGGGCAACCAGGCCAACTGTGTGACCCATCGGGGTCCAGAAATGTCCTTCACCCCAGACCTACCCAACAAACTGCCTGCTGCAGATGCACAGTATAT TGAGGCAGAGCCGGAGGTGGGTGAGAGTCCACCAAGTGAGGAGGATGTGGAGTTAGAgatggaagaggaggaggatgagccGATGACTTCCGAGGAAGGGGAGTCCCCTGTGTGGATTGACGATGGCTCTGGATCTTTCGAGGGTTCTGCCACTGAAGATATGCTGATGGCCGACCTGCCCTTTGGGGCTGCTGAGAGTGACACAGGCTCCGGGGAGTCCTGGGCAGAGAAGGGCGAGGATCTTTACAAAG TTGGGGCTGGCGCAGTTGGGGCTGTGAGGGGCATGAGGCGGCTGTTCCCTCTGGTTGGTGAGGCAAAGCCAGCGGAGCAGGAGCTGAGAGAAGACCACCTTCTGCAGCTCTAG